One window of Bacillus alkalicellulosilyticus genomic DNA carries:
- a CDS encoding xanthine phosphoribosyltransferase — protein MKLLREKIEESGTVLSNGVLKVDSFLNHQIDAKLAIAIGKEFVKRFKDEEITKVVTIESSGIAPSLTAAIELGVDVVFARKKKSITMNDQVYTSEVYSFTKKETNTITISKDFLAKDDKILIIDDFLANGQAALGLTSVVEQSGATVVGIGIVIEKSFQNGRQSLVDKGYRVESLARIQSLKNETVTFLEDNVTAQ, from the coding sequence TTGAAGTTATTACGAGAGAAAATTGAAGAAAGTGGGACGGTACTTTCAAATGGGGTATTAAAAGTGGATTCATTTTTAAACCACCAAATTGATGCGAAGCTAGCAATCGCGATTGGAAAGGAATTTGTTAAACGTTTTAAAGATGAGGAGATTACCAAAGTAGTTACGATTGAATCTTCTGGTATTGCACCTTCTTTAACAGCAGCAATTGAACTAGGTGTAGATGTAGTATTTGCTCGCAAGAAAAAATCAATTACGATGAATGATCAAGTATATACATCTGAGGTATATTCATTTACGAAAAAAGAAACAAACACGATTACAATTTCAAAGGACTTTCTAGCAAAAGATGACAAAATCTTAATTATTGATGATTTCCTTGCAAATGGTCAAGCTGCATTAGGGTTAACTTCTGTTGTCGAACAATCCGGTGCTACAGTCGTGGGTATTGGTATTGTTATAGAGAAATCGTTTCAAAATGGGAGACAATCATTAGTTGATAAAGGCTATCGTGTCGAATCACTCGCCCGTATTCAATCGTTAAAAAATGAAACTGTGACATTT
- a CDS encoding MFS transporter, translating to MSTKFTVTRFDHIIFMVVTLLYWFSLYIYIPILSPYLDFLGATYSFIGIVLGSYGLMQILIRLPLGIFSDKLRKRKPFIALGMLLTALSCFGFVISDHLGWTLLFRAVAGISAATWVAFTVLYASYFSKNEATKAMGMISFVTVAGQLAGMAFSGIVVDTFGWLAPFWLGGIGGVLGLILCIWIKEPEMGVARTPIQIKDISTVIKEPSLLKVSFLSILGHSILFITMFGFSPNFAIELGASSSQLTVLVFAFMVPHAIAAVLAGRWFIPRFGEWMTLMYSFVLCGVFSVAAAFSPNFLILSFVQIFIGFGLGLILPTILGMVIQPFDESKRATAMGFYQAVYAIGMFAGPFIGGVLISMWGLTSGFYFAGIIGIVGMIVSYVWRHSSGEQRQTGLN from the coding sequence TTGTCTACTAAATTTACGGTAACTAGGTTTGACCATATTATATTTATGGTTGTGACTTTATTGTATTGGTTTTCACTTTATATTTATATCCCGATTCTATCACCATATTTAGATTTTCTTGGGGCTACATATTCGTTTATTGGAATTGTATTAGGAAGCTATGGCTTAATGCAAATTTTAATTAGGTTACCACTAGGAATTTTTTCAGATAAGCTAAGAAAAAGAAAGCCGTTCATCGCACTTGGTATGCTTTTGACAGCATTGAGCTGTTTTGGTTTTGTCATTAGTGATCACTTAGGCTGGACGCTACTATTTCGAGCAGTAGCTGGTATAAGTGCAGCAACCTGGGTTGCTTTTACGGTACTTTATGCAAGCTATTTCAGTAAAAACGAAGCGACGAAAGCGATGGGGATGATAAGTTTTGTTACGGTTGCTGGACAGTTAGCAGGTATGGCCTTCAGTGGCATTGTTGTAGATACTTTTGGATGGTTAGCGCCTTTTTGGTTAGGTGGCATTGGTGGTGTACTTGGACTCATTCTTTGCATCTGGATTAAAGAACCTGAAATGGGAGTCGCAAGGACGCCCATCCAAATCAAAGATATATCAACGGTTATTAAAGAGCCGTCCTTACTTAAGGTCTCTTTCCTATCCATCTTAGGTCATAGTATTTTGTTTATTACGATGTTTGGGTTTTCTCCCAACTTCGCTATTGAATTAGGAGCATCTTCATCACAGCTTACCGTCTTAGTGTTCGCGTTTATGGTTCCTCATGCCATTGCAGCAGTTTTAGCAGGAAGGTGGTTTATCCCGAGATTTGGAGAATGGATGACGTTAATGTATAGCTTTGTATTATGTGGAGTTTTTTCGGTAGCAGCCGCATTCTCACCGAATTTTCTCATTTTATCGTTTGTGCAAATTTTTATCGGTTTTGGTTTAGGTTTAATTTTACCAACCATTCTCGGTATGGTCATTCAGCCGTTTGATGAGAGTAAACGAGCGACGGCAATGGGATTTTACCAAGCCGTGTATGCTATCGGGATGTTTGCAGGGCCTTTTATCGGAGGCGTTCTTATTTCAATGTGGGGTCTAACTTCCGGTTTCTATTTTGCAGGTATCATAGGAATCGTAGGGATGATCGTTTCATATGTGTGGAGGCATTCAAGTGGCGAACAGCGTCAAACAGGTTTGAATTAA